The sequence ATTTCCCAAGCCGGTATATCAAAACCCTTAAACGGCTGGTTGCTGATAGAGTCGTTTTTATATCCCCAGTTGAACAAAATTTTAAGCCGTCGTAAAAACATAGATTGACTCGTAGGGTTATATTTTTTAGATTCCAAGAGGTCGAGGTATTTATATAGTTTTCGCTTTTTCAATGAACCGGCTGGCTTATTCCCGAACCACTCTATAAAAGCCTCAACTGTTGTTTTCATATCAGCTTTTGTCCTGGGTCTCAATTTTTGTTTTTGTTTAAGCCAAAGAGTTAAGAGTTGAGAAACCGAAACCGTTTCGTATTCCGCTTCCAGTTTTTGCCCTCGCTTGACGGCTTGAATTTTGTCTCGTGTTTTTAGACTGAATGCCTTTTGCTTGCCGTTGATAACAATAGCGAGCCAGTAGATGCCGTTTCTTTGGTAGGTTGAAGCCATCGTTAAGTATCAGTTTTGGGATTTAGTGTCAGTTTACGGCTTATCCGAAAACCAGTGTAGTAAAATTGTAGTAGTATTTTCGCTTATTGAGGAAAAAAAGAGGGTAAGTTTTGGATAAACAGTGTGGGCGATACTGGACTCGAACCAGTGACCCCCTGCTTGTAAGGCAGGTGTTCTAAGCCAACTGAACTAATCGCCCTTGTTTTTCGGTTCTCAATGTAATAATTATATTGAAAAAGTCAAGGACATTGTTAAACGCAACACCCTGAACTTAGATTTCTCCCTTTACTATCACTTGTTTATATCAATTTACAATTTGAGGGGCAGAAAATTTTGACTTTGTTTGATGGGGAACAAATAGTTGGCCGTCACGATATCATCTGGAACGGCCGAAATGGCGAAGGAGCCCCGGTAGCAAGCGGCGTTTATTGGGTTCGGAAGGAGGCAAATAATCCTTCGACAGGCTTGGGACAAGGGTTCGTCAGAGTGAGGAAAATGGTTTTGGCGAGATAAGGAAAAACCGGTTTTCCGTTGCAGTTTTTCCTATTGACTAAAACCCAAAAATTCCCTAAATTGCCACCGGCTTTGTAAAGCAAGTGAAGTTTTAAAGCCAGATCATTCGGTCTGGCTTTTTATTTGCTTAAAAGACCTAAACTAAGCCTGGTTTGAATGGTTTATTGCAAAAGAATAATTTGCTTCCGACGTTGAGTAGCAGTAATTTTTACTTGAAAAAGATGTTCAGCTTCTAAAATATGCAAACAGATAAAATCAGAAATTTTTGCATCATTGCACACATCGACCATGGCAAGTCTACCCTGGCGGATCGGATGCTTGAGCGCACCGGAACCCTGTCTAAAGTTGTCCATGACCAGGTGCTGGATGACATGGATCTTGAACGGGAACGGGGGATTACCATTAAAGCGCATGCAGTGGCTATGAATTATAAGGCCCAAAATGGAAATCAGTACACGTTAAATTTAATCGACACTCCCGGCCACGTGGATTTTACATATGAAGTGTCCCGCAGTCTGGCGGCCTGTGAAGGCGCCATTCTGGTAGTTGATGTCAGCCAGGGCGTCGAAGCGCAGACCATCAGCAACCTCTATCTGGCAATGGAAAACGATCTTACCATAATTCCCGTGCTCAATAAAGTTGACCTTAAAAGCGCGCAAGTTGAAGCGGTTACCCGCCAGGTTACGGACGTTCTGGGAATGGATAAAAGCGATATTCTTCTGGCCAGCGCCAAAGCCGGCAAAGGCATCGATGAAATTCTCGAAGCCGTGGTCGACCGAATTCCCGCTCCCAAAATCAGCTCAAGTTCAGCGCCTTTGCGCGCGCTCATTTTTGACTCAATGTTTGATTCTTACCGTGGCGCCATTGCTTACGTTCGCGTTTATGATGGCGAAATCCGGCCAGGTATGGAAATAAAATTTTTCTCCACCGGGAAAAAATTTGAAGTAGCAGAGGTGGGAGTTTTACAACTGAAAAAGGTCAAGAAGAGTCGATTGTCAGTGGGAGAAGTGGGATATTGTATCGCTGGAGTTAAGCAGGTTCAGGATACAAAGGTTGGCGATACCATTACTGCCGCTGACAAACCGACCTCTGAACCGCTTCCTGGCTACCAGGATGTGAAGCCCATGGTTTTCAGCGGGTTGTTCCCAACGGCTAATGAAGATTACGAGGAACTCCGATCTTCTTTGGAGCGTCTAAAGCTCAATGATTCGTCGCTCATTTATGAGCCGGAAACCTCGCAAGCTCTTGGGTTCGGGTTTCGCTGCGGTTTCCTGGGGCTGCTGCACATGGAGATAATCCAGGAGCGTCTCGAACGGGAATATGATCTCAATATTCTAACAACGGTTCCGAATGTTGAGTATAAAGCTTATAAAAAAAATGGGGATTTAGTTCTTGTGGACAATCCTGCCCTTTTTCCGTCAGTCTCTGAATTAGAATATGTTGAGGAACCTTATATTTCGGCGGATATCATCACGCCGACAGAATATATCGGAAATATTATGAAGCTTTCGATGGACCGGCGAGGCATCTACAAAAACACTGAATACTTAGACCCGACGCGGGCCAATCTTCATTACGATTTTCCTCTTTCGGAAATTATTTTTGATTTTTTTGATAAACTCAAATCTTTAACACGCGGTTATG comes from candidate division KSB1 bacterium and encodes:
- a CDS encoding phage integrase N-terminal SAM-like domain-containing protein; the protein is MASTYQRNGIYWLAIVINGKQKAFSLKTRDKIQAVKRGQKLEAEYETVSVSQLLTLWLKQKQKLRPRTKADMKTTVEAFIEWFGNKPAGSLKKRKLYKYLDLLESKKYNPTSQSMFLRRLKILFNWGYKNDSISNQPFKGFDIPAWEMLLKRSWMTWVFTISKGFIN
- the lepA gene encoding elongation factor 4 is translated as MQTDKIRNFCIIAHIDHGKSTLADRMLERTGTLSKVVHDQVLDDMDLERERGITIKAHAVAMNYKAQNGNQYTLNLIDTPGHVDFTYEVSRSLAACEGAILVVDVSQGVEAQTISNLYLAMENDLTIIPVLNKVDLKSAQVEAVTRQVTDVLGMDKSDILLASAKAGKGIDEILEAVVDRIPAPKISSSSAPLRALIFDSMFDSYRGAIAYVRVYDGEIRPGMEIKFFSTGKKFEVAEVGVLQLKKVKKSRLSVGEVGYCIAGVKQVQDTKVGDTITAADKPTSEPLPGYQDVKPMVFSGLFPTANEDYEELRSSLERLKLNDSSLIYEPETSQALGFGFRCGFLGLLHMEIIQERLEREYDLNILTTVPNVEYKAYKKNGDLVLVDNPALFPSVSELEYVEEPYISADIITPTEYIGNIMKLSMDRRGIYKNTEYLDPTRANLHYDFPLSEIIFDFFDKLKSLTRGYASLDYHFVDYRKSDLIKLDILINNDPVDALSYIIHKDKAYDWGRKICSKLKELIPRQLFEVVVQSAIGSKVISRTIVRALRKNVTAKCYGGDISRKRKLLERQKEGKKRMKQVGRVELPQEAFLAVLKID